A genomic region of Prionailurus bengalensis isolate Pbe53 chromosome D1, Fcat_Pben_1.1_paternal_pri, whole genome shotgun sequence contains the following coding sequences:
- the SNX32 gene encoding sorting nexin-32, whose protein sequence is MEGRQEAGKENKPSSISVDPQGDSSLQVEISDAVSERDKVKFTVQTKSGLPHFAQTEFSVVRQHEEFIWLHDAYVENEEYAGLIIPPAPPRPDFEASREKLQKLGEGDSSITREEFAKMKQELEAEYLAIFKKTVAMHEVFLQRLAAHPTLRRDHNFFVFLEYGQDLSVRGKNRKELLGGFLRNIVKSADEALITSMSGLKEVDDFFEHERTFLLEYHTRIRDACLRADRVMQSHKCLADDYIPMSAALSSLGTQEVNQLKTSFLKLAELFERLRKLEGRVASDEDLKLSDMLRYYMRDSQAAKDLLYRRLRALADYENANKALDKARTRNREVRTAESNQQLCCRRFERLSDSAKQELMDFKSRRVSSFRKNLIELAELELKHAKASTLLLRNTLVALKGEP, encoded by the exons CCCTCCTCCATATCAGTGGACCCGCAGGGAGACAGCTCCTTACAGGTGGAGATCTCTGATGCAGTGAGTGAGCGGGACAAGGTGAAATTCACTGTTCAAACCAAG AGCGGCCTCCCTCACTTCGCCCAAACGGAATTCTCAGTTGTGCGGCAGCACGAGGAGTTCATCTGGCTCCACGATGCCTACGTGGAAAATGAGGAGTACGCCGGCCTCatt atccccccagcccctccaagGCCAGACTTTGAGGCTTCGAGGGAAAAGCTGCAGAAGCTGGGCGAGGGGGACAGCTCCATCACGCGGGAAGAGTTTGCCAAAATGAAGCAGGAGCTGGAAGC GGAGTACCTGGCAATCTTCAAGAAGACAGTTGCAATGCATGAGGTCTTTCTGCAACGCCTGGCGGCCCACCCCACCCTGCGTCGAGACCAcaacttctttgtctttttggaaTATGGCCAGGAT CTCAGTGTCCgaggaaagaacaggaaggagCTCCTTGGGGGATTTCTGAGGAATATTGTGAAGTCTGCAGATGAAGCCCTCATCACCAGCATGTCAGGGCTCAAG GAGGTGGATGACTTCTTTGAGCATGAGAGGACCTTCCTGCTGGAGTACCACACCCGGATCCGGGATGCCTGCCTGCGGGCAGACCGTGTCATGCAGTCCCACAAGT GCCTGGCAGATGATTATATCCCTATGTCTGCTGCACTGAGCAGTCTGGGAACACAGGAAGTCAACCAGCTAAAGAC GAGCTTCCTCAAATTGGCAGAACTCTTTGAACGACTAAGG AAGCTGGAAGGCCGAGTGGCCTCTGACGAGGACCTCAAGCTGTCAGACATGCTGAGATACTACATGCGAGACTCACAGGCGGCCAAG GACCTGCTGTACCGGCGGCTGCGGGCGCTGGCCGACTACGAGAACGCCAACAAGGCACTGGACAAAGCACGTACTAGGAACCGGGAGGTGCGGACCGCGGAGAGCAACCAGCAACTGTGCTGCCGACGCTTCGAACGCCTCTCTGACTCAGCCAAGCAGG agctcATGGATTTCAAGTCCCGCCGTGTGTCCTCCTTCCGCAAGAACCTCATCGAGTTGGCAGAGCTGGAGCTCAAACACGCCAAG GCCAGCACCCTCCTTCTCCGGAACACCCTTGTCGCGCTCAAGGGGGAGCCTTAG